Proteins encoded in a region of the Zea mays cultivar B73 chromosome 2, Zm-B73-REFERENCE-NAM-5.0, whole genome shotgun sequence genome:
- the LOC103649328 gene encoding uncharacterized protein, whose amino-acid sequence RLHVGDAQLGYRFELVPDHNNNITGSGVCVAESGIPVARGGRFAIDLTTVGSPRRGSGELGHALWPPGGFVMSAAVQGEGRRGRPSVEIGVAHVGSAEDVAAFVALAVVVDLNMDVCRLFSCKLRRELST is encoded by the coding sequence CGACTCCACGTCGGGGACGCCCAGCTGGGCTACCGCTTCGAGCTGGTGCCCGACCACAACAACAACATCACCGGCTCGGGCGTGTGCGTGGCCGAGTCCGGCATCCCGGTGGCCCGCGGCGGGCGGTTCGCCATCGACCTGACCACGGTCGGATCCCCCCGGCGGGGCAGCGGCGAGTTAGGCCACGCGCTCTGGCCCCCGGGCGGCTTCGTGATGTCGGCCGCCGTGCAGGGGGAGGGCCGGCGCGGCAGGCCCTCCGTGGAGATCGGCGTGGCGCACGTCGGGAGCGCTGAGGACGTCGCCGCGTTCGTCGCTCTGGCGGTCGTCGTCGACCTCAACATGGACGTGTGTCGGCTCTTCTCCTGCAAGCTGCGCCGAGAGCTGTCGACGTGA
- the LOC100283226 gene encoding uncharacterized protein isoform X1, which yields MGTDGRADEKKHFPSAARKENQFSLEKKVPSFSSQFLRSLASASTPARPAVAMHKTAQAWFTGGTAASSGAAAESQPSLLADWNSYAATRSDASSSSPLPFDIEAAVRSANDTVSGTLSSVTKGVRELPGSFQSATSSFPSGKALMYFGLFLATGIFFVFIAFALFLPVMVLMPQKFAISFTLGCALIIASLFALKGPANQLAHMTSKERLPFSVGFIGCMVGTIYVSMVLHSYFLSVIFSVLQVCPWPVQFLSGLYFFKSCYTVEVTCFSALGTLPVCETSKTG from the exons ATGGGCACAGACGGACGCGCAGACGAAAAAAAACACTTTCCGTCAGCTGCAAGAAAGGAGAACCAATTCTCCCTCGAAAAAAAAGTCCCGTCGTTTTCCTCACAGTTCCTTCGCTCTCTGGCCTCCGCTTCCACTCCCGCCCGCCCCGCCGTCGCGATGCACAAGACGGCTCAGGCCTGGTTCACCGGCGGGACCGCCGCCTCCTCCGGCGCCGCTGCCGAGTCGCAGCCGTCCCTGCTCGCTGACTGGAACTCGTACGCCGCCACCCGCTCcgacgcctcctcctcctccccgctCCCCTTCGACATCGAAGCCGCCGTCCGCTCCGCCAACGACACCGTCTCCGGCACCTTAAGCTC GGTGACCAAGGGCGTGCGGGAGCTGCCGGGGAGCTTCCAGAGCGCCACCAGCAGCTTCCCCTCCGGAAAGGCTCTCATGTACTTCGGCCTCTTCCTCGCCACCGGCATCTTCTTCGTCTTCATCGCCTTCGCGCTCTTCCTCCCCGTCATGGTGCTCATGCcacagaagttcgccatctccttCACGCTCGGGTGCGCGCTCATCATTGCCTCGCTCTTCGCGCTTAAGGGGCCAGCCAACCAGCTCGCCCACATGACTTCCAAGGAG AGGCTACCGTTTTCAGTTGGATTTATTGGATGCATGGTCGGTACAATTTATGTTTCTATGGTGCTTCACAGCTATTTCCTCTCTGTGATCTTCTCAGTCCTTCAGGTATGTCCTTGGCCAGTGCAATTTTTGTCTGGTCTGTATTTTTTCAAATCTTGCTATACTGTAGAGGTCACTTGTTTTAGTGCTTTAGGCACACTTCCTGTTTGTGAAACATCTAAAACAGGCTGA
- the LOC100283226 gene encoding uncharacterized protein LOC100283226, producing the protein MHKTAQAWFTGGTAASSGAAAESQPSLLADWNSYAATRSDASSSSPLPFDIEAAVRSANDTVSGTLSSVTKGVRELPGSFQSATSSFPSGKALMYFGLFLATGIFFVFIAFALFLPVMVLMPQKFAISFTLGCALIIASLFALKGPANQLAHMTSKERLPFSVGFIGCMVGTIYVSMVLHSYFLSVIFSVLQVLALAYYTISYFPGGSSGLKFISSGLLSSATSCFGR; encoded by the exons ATGCACAAGACGGCTCAGGCCTGGTTCACCGGCGGGACCGCCGCCTCCTCCGGCGCCGCTGCCGAGTCGCAGCCGTCCCTGCTCGCTGACTGGAACTCGTACGCCGCCACCCGCTCcgacgcctcctcctcctccccgctCCCCTTCGACATCGAAGCCGCCGTCCGCTCCGCCAACGACACCGTCTCCGGCACCTTAAGCTC GGTGACCAAGGGCGTGCGGGAGCTGCCGGGGAGCTTCCAGAGCGCCACCAGCAGCTTCCCCTCCGGAAAGGCTCTCATGTACTTCGGCCTCTTCCTCGCCACCGGCATCTTCTTCGTCTTCATCGCCTTCGCGCTCTTCCTCCCCGTCATGGTGCTCATGCcacagaagttcgccatctccttCACGCTCGGGTGCGCGCTCATCATTGCCTCGCTCTTCGCGCTTAAGGGGCCAGCCAACCAGCTCGCCCACATGACTTCCAAGGAG AGGCTACCGTTTTCAGTTGGATTTATTGGATGCATGGTCGGTACAATTTATGTTTCTATGGTGCTTCACAGCTATTTCCTCTCTGTGATCTTCTCAGTCCTTCAG GTTCTGGCCCTTGCATATTACACCATATCCTACTTCCCTGGAGGATCTAGTGGACTGAAATTCATCTCGTCTGGTCTCTTGTCCTCGGCAACAAGCTGTTTTGGTCGATGA